A single window of Apodemus sylvaticus chromosome 4, mApoSyl1.1, whole genome shotgun sequence DNA harbors:
- the Crh gene encoding corticoliberin, whose amino-acid sequence MRLRLLVSAGMLLVALSPCLPCRALLSRGSVPGAPRAPQPLNFLQPEQPQQPQPVLIRMGEEYFLRLGNLNRSPAARLSPNSTPLTAGRGSRPSQDQAAANFFRVLLQQLQMPQRSLDSRAEPAESGAEDALGGHQGALERARRSEEPPISLDLTFHLLREVLEMARAEQLAQQAHSNRKLMEIIGK is encoded by the coding sequence ATGCGGCTGCGGCTGCTGGTGTCCGCGGGCATGCTGCTGGTGGCTCTGTCGCCCTGCCTGCCTTGCAGGGCCCTGCTGAGCAGGGGATCGGTCCCCGGAGCGCCGCGGGCCCCGCAGCCCTTGAATTTCTTGCAGCCGGAGCAGCCCCAGCAACCTCAGCCGGTTCTGATCCGCATGGGTGAAGAATACTTCCTCCGCCTGGGGAACCTCAACAGAAGTCCCGCTGCTCGGCTGTCCCCCAACTCCACGCCGCTCACCGCGGGTCGCGGCAGCCGCCCCTCGCAGGACCAGGCTGCGGCTAACTTTTTCCGCGTGTTGCTACAGCAGCTGCAGATGCCTCAGCGCTCGCTCGACAGCCGCGCGGAGCCGGCGGAAAGCGGCGCCGAGGATGCCCTCGGCGGCCACCAGGGGGCGCTGGAGCGGGCGAGGCGATCCGAGGAGCCGCCCATCTCTCTCGATCTCACCTTCCACCTTCTGCGGGAAGTCTTGGAAATGGCCAGGGCAGAGCAGTTAGCTCAGCAAgctcacagcaacaggaaactgATGGAGATTATCGGGAAATGA